One genomic window of Devosia salina includes the following:
- a CDS encoding glutathione S-transferase family protein has translation MPSLVHHPLDPASRLIRLMCAEYGVPLDLDEIKPWLREDALLEVNPAATLPILFTDAEQPVIGILASIHAVEDLYTPDAVGGLIPTDPMERAEMWRLVEWALVKLNDEVTRYLIEEKIAKRDQRGATPEPSVLRAAKANFVEHMLYFNYLLASRNWVGGDEMSLADFALAAHFSTLDYMGDIDWAKAPAETRDWYSRIKSRPAFRTLLNDRVVAMPPSKGYADLDF, from the coding sequence ATGCCGAGCCTCGTGCACCATCCCCTCGATCCAGCCTCCCGCCTCATCCGGCTCATGTGCGCCGAATATGGCGTGCCGCTGGACCTCGACGAGATCAAGCCCTGGCTGCGCGAAGACGCGCTGCTGGAAGTCAATCCGGCCGCGACCCTGCCCATCCTGTTCACCGATGCCGAGCAGCCGGTGATCGGCATTCTGGCCAGCATCCATGCCGTCGAAGACCTCTACACGCCCGATGCGGTGGGTGGTCTCATTCCCACCGATCCAATGGAGCGGGCCGAGATGTGGCGCCTGGTCGAATGGGCCCTGGTCAAGCTCAATGACGAGGTGACCCGCTACCTTATTGAGGAAAAGATCGCCAAGCGCGACCAGCGCGGCGCCACGCCGGAACCCTCCGTGCTGCGGGCCGCCAAGGCCAATTTCGTCGAGCACATGCTCTATTTCAACTACCTGCTGGCCAGCCGCAACTGGGTTGGCGGCGACGAGATGAGCCTGGCCGATTTTGCCCTCGCCGCCCATTTCTCCACCCTCGACTATATGGGCGATATCGACTGGGCCAAGGCGCCGGCCGAAACCCGCGACTGGTATTCCCGCATCAAGTCCCGGCCTGCCTTCCGCACCCTGCTCAACGACCGCGTGGTCGCCATGCCGCCCTCCAAGGGCTATGCGGACCTGGATTTCTAG